The Danio rerio strain Tuebingen ecotype United States chromosome 10, GRCz12tu, whole genome shotgun sequence genome contains a region encoding:
- the timm10b gene encoding mitochondrial import inner membrane translocase subunit Tim10 B (The RefSeq protein has 5 substitutions compared to this genomic sequence) → MDPQGQLRNLRDFLLVYNRMTEICFHRCSSNFNYRNLTMDEERCVDSCAGKLIRTNHRLMGTYVQLMPAMVQKRMQEMESKAAEMAKAEAEAAAKAGTSVPDNPSSAITNASMMSPSIQDIPNTSSTAPNGFQILSSPDNTSDIKTSSMTNGSAFGETNLHVITNDAKTFTNQSLDELITPSPVNTSVPETPTAGGAGQTPS, encoded by the exons ATGGACCCCCAGGGACAACTGCGTAAT TTACGAGACTTCCTTCTCGTTTATAATCGCATGACTGAAATCTGCTTCCATCGGTGCTCAAGCAATTTCAACTACAGAAATCTTACAATGGATGAG GAGCGCTGTGTTGACAGCTGTGCAGGCAAATTAATAAGGACCAATCACCGTTTAATGGGGACGTATGTGCAGCTGATGCCTGCAATGGTGCAGAAGCGCATGCAGGAGATGGAGAGCAAAGCTGCAGAAATGGCTAAAGCAGAGGCTGAAGCTGCAGCGAAAGCAGGAACATCAGTACCAGATAACCCTTCTTCTGCCATCACAAACACATCAATGATGTCTCCATCAATCCAGGACATCCCAAATACATCTTCTACAGCACCTGAGAGCTTTCAGATTCTCTCATCTCCTAATAATACATCAGATATTAAGACATCATCAATGACGAATGGCTCAGCTTTTGGAGAAACAAATTTGCATGCTATAACTAACGACGCAAAAACCTTTACAAATCAGTCTTTAGATGAACTGATAACACCATCACCTGTGAACACATCAGTTCCTGAAACACCAACTGCAGGAGGCGCAGGACAAACTCCATCTTGA
- the LOC101885675 gene encoding uncharacterized protein isoform X1, which translates to MTGCCNCTVAYVAVGLLSIGLLISLCLNVAFYLLRRKERKCRANENMYDYGDEALRRDSLQSYSRFEDDEMERQENPIYGNICLEGGGAFEMAEDVCYEQMSQASTVKHGLKVQQGDVSYASLDLTANKKRRKKRKYQKQAQTHQAQTHPQPSSQQNCLDQYPEDDSALPSRTSSLMVSRHSIYLNSHQVALEAEEREREREREKEMEREREREKEMERERDEDAETEFELHRNLHEGFDHSLGRSRQSLEQDSLQFES; encoded by the exons ATGACAG GTTGCTGTAATTGTACAGTTGCATATGTGGCAGTTGGTCTGTTATCTATTGGGCTGCTGATATCTCTGTGTTTAAATGTCGCTTTCTATTTATtaagaagaaaggaaagaaaatgCAGAG CCAATGAAAACATGTATGATTATGGAGATGAGGCTTTACGCCGAGATTCACTTCAGTCTTACAG CAGGTTTGAGGATGATGAAATGGAAAGACAGGAAAATCCTATTTATGGCAATATCTGTTTAGAAGGAGGAG GAGCTTTTGAAATGGCTGAGGATGTCTGCTATGAACAGATGTCTCAGGCAAGCACAGTAAAGCATGGATTGAAG GTCCAGCAGGGGGACGTGTCTTATGCCTCTCTTGATCTGACAGCCAACAAAAAGCGAAGGAAGAAGCGAAAATACCAAAAACAGGCTCAGACTCACCAGGCCCAGACGCATCCTCAACCCTCATCCCAGCAGAACTGCCTGGACCAGTATCCTGAGGATGATAGCGCCCTCCCATCCCGGACCAGCAGCCTCATGGTGTCCCGTCACAGCATCTACCTCAACAGCCATCAAGTAGCCCTGGAGGCCGAagaaagggagagagaaagagaacgaGAGAAGGAAATGGAAAGAGAAAGAGAACGAGAGAAGGAAATGGAAAGAGAAAGAGATGAAGATGCAGAGACAGAGTTTGAGTTGCACAGAAATTTGCACGAAGGCTTTGATCACTCCCTCGGTAGATCAAGACAAAGTCTAGAACAGGACAGTTTACAGTTTGAGagctaa
- the LOC101885675 gene encoding uncharacterized protein isoform X2 has protein sequence MTGCCNCTVAYVAVGLLSIGLLISLCLNVAFYLLRRKERKCRANENMYDYGDEALRRDSLQSYRFEDDEMERQENPIYGNICLEGGGAFEMAEDVCYEQMSQASTVKHGLKVQQGDVSYASLDLTANKKRRKKRKYQKQAQTHQAQTHPQPSSQQNCLDQYPEDDSALPSRTSSLMVSRHSIYLNSHQVALEAEEREREREREKEMEREREREKEMERERDEDAETEFELHRNLHEGFDHSLGRSRQSLEQDSLQFES, from the exons ATGACAG GTTGCTGTAATTGTACAGTTGCATATGTGGCAGTTGGTCTGTTATCTATTGGGCTGCTGATATCTCTGTGTTTAAATGTCGCTTTCTATTTATtaagaagaaaggaaagaaaatgCAGAG CCAATGAAAACATGTATGATTATGGAGATGAGGCTTTACGCCGAGATTCACTTCAGTCTTACAG GTTTGAGGATGATGAAATGGAAAGACAGGAAAATCCTATTTATGGCAATATCTGTTTAGAAGGAGGAG GAGCTTTTGAAATGGCTGAGGATGTCTGCTATGAACAGATGTCTCAGGCAAGCACAGTAAAGCATGGATTGAAG GTCCAGCAGGGGGACGTGTCTTATGCCTCTCTTGATCTGACAGCCAACAAAAAGCGAAGGAAGAAGCGAAAATACCAAAAACAGGCTCAGACTCACCAGGCCCAGACGCATCCTCAACCCTCATCCCAGCAGAACTGCCTGGACCAGTATCCTGAGGATGATAGCGCCCTCCCATCCCGGACCAGCAGCCTCATGGTGTCCCGTCACAGCATCTACCTCAACAGCCATCAAGTAGCCCTGGAGGCCGAagaaagggagagagaaagagaacgaGAGAAGGAAATGGAAAGAGAAAGAGAACGAGAGAAGGAAATGGAAAGAGAAAGAGATGAAGATGCAGAGACAGAGTTTGAGTTGCACAGAAATTTGCACGAAGGCTTTGATCACTCCCTCGGTAGATCAAGACAAAGTCTAGAACAGGACAGTTTACAGTTTGAGagctaa